The window TTGTCAATAGAAAAAGACAAAATTACACGTATGGTCCTTGTAGTTTGCTAAAAAGTATATTGATAGTTCATTTTTAACATGGATAGTCTAGAAGTATGCACTTTTTGCACGGATTGTCCGAAAGCATCGATTACACGTGAGCCTAAGCTCGATTCTTAACTTCTTGTAATCTTAATTTATGTAATCGTATTTCATGGCTAATTTATGTAACGGTGtattttgtaattttatttttattattaatgttttatttatttatatatatacttataattatataaacatataattaatttAGTTAATGTGAAactataataaaaaataaataaatgaacacTAAAGTTGAAACGACACCTCTAATTTTCTCTCAATTTTAATGTGAACACTAAAAATAGAAAATCTATTCTACTCTAATATTAGGCTAAAAGTGGATGTCATAAAATTGGTTTACCAAAGCttataaaaaaatcaaaaaaagaaaagaaaaaaaggagAGGCCATGATgctgatgtcataaagagttttattttacaattttatttaatcatttaagaaattaaataaaaataattaaataagatactgaaataaaaaaacaaatattaaagtaatttataaagTTATCTGTAAATTAAAGATACTGATACAAATAAATAAAGAGCTTCCTTCTCTTGGAAACTCCACAAGCTTGCACGCTTGCTTGACAAAAAATCATCACTCGCCTGCTTTATCTTCATCCATACACTTTCTTCTCCCAAAAAATCTCTTAAATCACTCACGCTCTACCAAACTTTAgggttttttttcttttcttccaaACTGCACATgactctcatcttcctcttcacaTCACAAGCTTTAGGGTTTGCAGCACATATCACGCCTTTTCTCTGACTAGAACAATACCACGGCCAAAAAATTTAAACAATTTTGCTTCATTCATCAACACTATCTCACTTTCAAATTGATAAAAGATTCATTATCTCAAAATCAGGTAACCATTTACCATCTTCTTCATTAATCATCTTTAGTTTCTTTATCTTCTTCTACTTTCAAAACTTTAGGGCTCCTGGTGATTTTTGGCTATTTGTTAGTTtatagatgataatgatgatgatcgatTTATAAATACAGGTTTTTCTCACCACAATCGTTTTTCTCAATTTATATAGCTTCTCAGAATTGATTTGGTTACAATCTCAATTAAATCAAAATCTTTGTCAGGTATGTTCATGTTTTAAATTGTAATCGGATCTTTCTTATAGATTTTTAATTTGCACGAACGAGCTTTTGATTTGTTTTTTTATATGAATTTAGAAGATATAGGTATGAATGTTTAATGCACGCCccatgtttaatgaaatgacaagTGCGAATTTAGTTGCAAAGTTGCATCAGGGACTCATCTTTTCTCACTTAAAGATTTGCATACTAATTTTTATTTCATGTCTTGGTTTGAATTGTGAATTCCACTGATTTTTTGGATTTAAAAGTACAATGTTCTAGGAAGGTACTAGAGTTAGAACGGGAAGTTGATGCATCTGAGTTATGTTCAACCTGGAATTGATATGAAAGCATTTCATGATGTAGCAGTCAGTGGTGGTCACAAAGTATGCTTCTTGAAATTCAGTTTCTGATAGAGTTGAAACATGGAAATTTCACAACACGTACTTATGAAAAAAAATAGTTAGTTTAGGGATTTTAGGTTAATCATCTGCATCCATCATGTGGTTTATGAATATGTTTTCATAATGCACACTAGGTGTTTAATGAAATGTCAAGTTTAAAAGAGTTTGAGTATAGAACATCTTACACATATACTTTGGTAATTTAGCTTTGCATTAATCTTCATATTATCATATTCGTTTTATAAAGGTTACTTAGCACATGTTATTTTATCATCCAATTAAAGGTTTATGTAATTATAACAGTTATCAAGATGTTGGATGGATGACTAAGAGAAACTAACAAGATGCGTGTTCTTAATAGGCCTTGCATGATATATGTaagttatatatatacactttcatcTAACATGTGCCATATTCAAGTCCACACTTCTACAAATGAATCGTATTGCTTAATACTTTTTTATTGCTAAGAAGCTACTAATATTCAGTTTACTTTTATACAATACATTACACAATGTATTTGAATAAATATTATCGCATTGCGCGTTTTTGTAGGTTTTTGTTCGTATTAATATAATAGGTGTCATCAggtgagtttttttttttatattttgttagtttttgttttttttgttaatCTCGACAAATTATATTGCTTAGGTGATAAATGATATGAAATTGGTACTACAATGAAGAGTTTTCATTTCTATAATAACACAATATTCAGTTTACTTTTATACAATACATCACGCAATGTTTTCTTATTTTCTACTTCGTACTACTATTCTGTTATTGAACTGTATATGTGGCGGATCTTGAACTACACTACCGAGAGGGCGAAAATGCTTCAAAGGCAAATCACAAAAGGGTGGAAGCTTTGGAAGGGCTATTTCTAATTTTTTGGAAGGGCtattatatagaatttatattttttaaaCCTATATAATATCAAACTTCTAGTAATTATACAAAAGGCTGGAGGGGCTAGCACCCTGCCATGCCTCCCTTGAAGGTCCGCCTATGTCTATATCAGAGTTTTCATTTCTTTAGTGGGTGTCAATTGATCCATTTTGATCCATTTTGCCAACATTTGTATTTGCAGAATGAGTGTTGATATACATGGATCATGACTCAAGCCTATTGTCGATTGGGACTCAAGAAAATTATCTAAATCAATGATCTTTTTATATAAGCAGTTATTGTTGCTTTGAATGTTTGGACAgttagtatttatttatttatttatttttttgctaTGCGGGTAGCACTTTTTAATCACGTTATTTAGAGTTGAAGCTTTGATGGGGTGTTTATGAAAAAGTCTTTGTAAATAAGAAAATATCACAGAATCACACACGAGTAACGGTGTTTATGAAATAAGTCTCTCTAAAGTTGTGCTTTTTATGGGTTGTATGGGCTGTTTAGGCACTGAGCACGAGTGGGAGTTAGCACAGAGTAACATGAAAGCTGCTTCAAATGGTTTACTTCCGAAAAGCAATGAACTGCGTGTTGCTTATGCTAAAGCAAAGTCCACTTCTGGTATGTACTTTCCTTAATTGGATCTCATTTGTAAACGTGGCTAAATGAACACATGGCTTGGTAATGGGTCATAGCTGGTGTGGGTTGAGATTAAGGTCAATATTGCCACACTTGTGTCGTTGCTCATATAGTCACATCATTCATTTGAAAGACCAATAATACTAAGATTTGTTTTATATTCCAATATGACGTAATGTTACCGAGTATTATTTTGTTCAGATGATTTACAGGACACTTTTGTTGCTATGAAAGACTGTGCTTATTAGATAGATGTATTTTGTTCAGATAATGTTACCGACTGTTGCTATGAGAGACTATGAGAGACACTTTTGTTACAAATGTTCATTGTGACATGTATTTGCTggtgaaaaataaatatatatatgtgatcGGAAAAAGAGAAAGGGATGAAAGATTTTGGAAGTGGATGAAGGAACCACATTTGTTATTGATGAAGTTGTTAAACATAGAGATTTGTGTATTTCTGGTGGGTATGACACTATAGCTGCTATACAATTGAAGGCATTTTTCCCTTTCTAATATATCATAACCTTTCAAACATATACAAAGTTTGTGTTAcagaattaatattttatacatagGTTTATATTTCATTCATAAGTATGTATGATCAATTATGCTATGTTATCTACATTCTCATAATTTAACATCCAAGTTTATGTTAAATAACATTTGTCATCTATAAAATATCATTCAACAATTTTTCCTATACAATCTCGTGAAATCACGGGTCCCTTCACTAGTAACAAGATGTTGTGCTATTAGCTCCAATTTTGTTACCTCTAAATTTTAACAACCAACCCCATTTCATTCTATATACGCTACCCCACAATAGTGTTAATTAATAAAACCCATGAAGATTACTTTATTATGGATCAACTATTTATAAAGCACAAATGCAAGCCCTAGAAACCCTACACCCACAAACGTGCCGGGCCTAACCTATACACTCTAACACTCCCCGCATTCCgaacggcgaaatcgcgaaagttcggactgaatcaaaacaataaacattaaataaagagataaaagatattttttttcttatttgttGCACCAAATAAACTGATTTCGCTGATATCGTTGCGTCgtgcttgactgcgtttccttttccgtaacgTCTTTTTTTATACGTCGTggcttgctttgcctaaggattgagcaggacttaGGCAGAGAACTTTGTCGACAATACCAATCTTCATCAATGCtgcaaataagattttttttttaaaggattttttctcttttttttccggggtttggaacctagtcacgctaggcggctcagccccacgccgattatggttcaattaaattaaaaataaaataacaagCGGTGATTTATTTTGTGAGGTGGTTAAAATAAACGGCGTAAGAAAATATAGAATCTACAAAAATTGGAGAATGCAAAGTTTTGCTCCGAATAATAGTCAATAGCAAAAGAAAGCCACAGCCTTTGATtttcgaatatttttttttttttcgtagcACACAAAGAGATAAGCAAGGAATCATTTCCATTGATTATAGAATACACGGCTGTGCAAAATATGGTGGCGgtgcaaatttttttttgttttgttattaATTGAGATTCTTGattaaaattaaaaatagaaaactttGGGACTAAAAGAAGAGGATGGCTATGATGTTAAGAAAGAAAGAAGTAGATAAAAGAATAAGGATAATTGGCGTTGCAGGTGTTGCAACAAGAATGCTGCGatgggaattttttttttttttttttttttttatgtgaaGAAAAATTGGAAAATAAAGAGATTACAAAGATAGGGATAATAAGGCAACGGGTGGGATAATGGCAGCAGCAGCGGCACAAGGGGGCTAACTAGGTCTCTAGATCAGatcctctgataccatgttaattaATAAAACCCGTGAAGATTACTTTATTATTGATCGGCTATTTATAAAGCACAAATGCAAACCCTAGAAACCCTACACCAACAAACGGGCTGAGCCTAACCTATACACTAACAACTAGTAGCTGGCATATATATAGCCACCCCAACCTAAATGTACTCCAattaaattatacggagtaatgTCGATGGTACCTAGTGTTAACGTTGCTGCCATTGACCACCACGACGACCACCGTGCCACTTCACCAAAATTCAATGACCCAAGCCTTAAATCGACTTGGTCCCACCGTGTATGGGTGGCTACCGGATGCACCACCATATCGGTCTCCCTAGCCATCTCCGTCGTTGGTTCGGTTACCTCACACCTACAACTTGAGCTCATACTAGCTTTATTGCTTGGATACTTGTTTGCGGACCTTGCATCCGGTGTATATCATTGGGCTATTGATAATTATGGTGACGCATCAACTCCAATATTTGGTTCACAAATCAATGCGTTTCAAGGCCATCATAAATTCCCGTACACTATTGTTGAACGCGAGTTTGCTAACAAGTTGCATATGTTAGGGTGTTTTGTCACATTTTTGGTGCTACCAATGGACTTTATGTATCATGATCAACCATTATTTATGGGATTTGTGGGGATGGCTAGTGGGTGCCTAATGTTTAGCCAACAATTTCATGCATGGGCTCATGAGACTAAAAACAAGCTCCCGGTAATAGTAGTGGTGTTACAAGACATTGGAGTACTTTTATCGCGATCACAACATGTTGCGCACCACAAACGACCGTTTAACAATAACTATTGCATAGTGAGTGGGGTTTGGAATAGGTTTCTAGACGATTATAAGGTGTTCGAGGCTCTAGAAATGATGGTGTTCTTAACATTTGGTGTGCAACCGCGGTCATCGATCAAACCAAACTACGGCTAAATATGATTGCTAGCTTCCATAAAATCGACTAGAACAGTTTTATATAAATGATGTACTCTTGTTAATTAATGTTTCTAGTCTTAAGATACGTTAGCTGTTTATATGATTTGTTTCACAAAATAAACTCACATTTTATTAGTGTTTGAGTGAGCTTATTTGCTTAAGCTTATATGTTTCTTTTTTCCTACCTATGTTAAGGTAGAAAACGAGCttcaaaatttcaacttatttGATTATGTTCACATATATTAGCTTAATTAGAACTTAGAAGGTAAGAATCAGTAAGTTATAACAAATATTCAATTCACTTACACACTTGCATGATGTAATAAAGCCTCAAGTAAAGTGTTTTGATCCCACATTGGCTAGTGGCGGGTATGGGACTAGTGGATGACTTATAAGCTTGAGCGTTCTTTCTTCTTTCAAACTAGCTTTTAAAAGTGAGTTCTATATTTACGTGTATGGCTAATAGGACCCTGGTTAGGTGTTCCCTCGTTTTTTTAAgttagcttttgagaaagagttaaacAACATATTTACAATTTATGTTATAAAAAGTTTTTGTTATATCGTAAAGTGTTTGTATTGCAATAATAATTTGAATTCATATTTTCTTATCTCAAAAAGAATGTACGTCccgcataatttttttttttcatttaagatATGTTTAGTCATGTCAGTTTGGCCCTTATATAAAAGGTAATTTAAACTAAAtttatttaacaaaaaaaaaatgtttgaAAATAACAACTTAGAGTAAATGAAGAGCTTAATGATTTTTTAATGGTTATTTTTTAAAGTGAAAATTACATCTTTTTGAGAGAGGGTGAGGAACAAACGGGCAAGCATGGAGGGCGCTAGGGAGAAGTACAACGACGACTATGGGCGTCAAAACAAGTGGTCAAACAGAAATCATCTCACATCGTACATGTTCTTCAATTTCCCGGAAGATTGGAGCGTGGTTGATCTTTGGAAAGAGCTTCAAGCCTTACGGTGCAGTGCAGGGCGTTTATATTGCAAACAAAAGGCTTCGCAGCGGCAGTCGATTTGCGTTTGTTAGGTTCGCTGAAGTGGTGGATAAGTACAGGATGTCGAGAAGTCTTGAGGAGGTGAAGTTCAATGGTTCTCTCATCAAGATCTTCCAAGCTACTGAAAGAAGTCCTAAACCTAATGAAGCGATGAACCCTCCCAAGGGTTGGAAACCAAAGGCACTGACTGGTGATTATAATAAATCGAACAGTAAACCAACAAAGGGGTATGCTTTCAAGATGGAAGGCGGTTTAATGATGTGGTGGGGAATCGAATGGCTGATTTAAGAGAAAAACTCAATGGTATCAAGGAGAAAGGATGTAACTCGTTTCCAAGTGGTGGTGTAGGTAATGGGGAGAAAAAGGAATAGCTGGTGATCGTTGAAGACAA of the Rutidosis leptorrhynchoides isolate AG116_Rl617_1_P2 chromosome 5, CSIRO_AGI_Rlap_v1, whole genome shotgun sequence genome contains:
- the LOC139848502 gene encoding fatty acid desaturase 4, chloroplastic-like encodes the protein MSMVPSVNVAAIDHHDDHRATSPKFNDPSLKSTWSHRVWVATGCTTISVSLAISVVGSVTSHLQLELILALLLGYLFADLASGVYHWAIDNYGDASTPIFGSQINAFQGHHKFPYTIVEREFANKLHMLGCFVTFLVLPMDFMYHDQPLFMGFVGMASGCLMFSQQFHAWAHETKNKLPVIVVVLQDIGVLLSRSQHVAHHKRPFNNNYCIVSGVWNRFLDDYKVFEALEMMVFLTFGVQPRSSIKPNYG